The window GCAGGAGACACCGATCCCTACGCCGGTTATCACTACAACACCTTCGTTCAGACCATCGACATCGTCAACACCAAGCCTGGTACGCAGGGTAAGGACGACTTCTGGATGAAGATGTTTGACGGCTTCGCGGAGGATAGCTGGAAGCTCACTCCCAACTTCAACCTGATCGCTGGCGTCCGCTACGACATCCAGCTCACCCCTGCTCCTGGTCTCGTCAATAACAACTTTCCACCCATCTCAACCGAGTACAGCCAGACCATCAAAAACGTCACCGACCGCGTACAGCCTCGCGTCGGCTTCAGCTGGTCGCCCTACGCTGGCACAGTCGTTCGCGGCGGCTACGGACTCTTCTCCGCACTCAACCAGGGCAGCACCTACTACGCGATGCGGGTAGAGAACGGCGTCGTGCAGGTCAACTACAACTACACCGGTTGCGAGTCCTCGGTTGGCAATGTGGCTAAGGCCCGTTGCCCCACGGTGCCCAGCGCAACGAACAGTCTGCAGTATCCCCTGGTCCCGTTCCCGGTGACCGGGCCGTCTCTCTCCTCGGCGCTTTTTCCCTCGGGTGGAACCGCTCCCGCGGTCAACGGCCCAACAATCAAAGGCCCCCAGAGCTTCCACGGGCTTGACCCCAACTTCGTTCCACCCCTGGCGCATGAGTTTCAAATGGGCGTCGAGCAGAGCTTGCCCGGCAACATGTCTCTCTCGGTCGGCTACGTCGGCACCCGTGCTTTGCGTCTGCCCATCTTCCTCGATGCCAATCTCGTCGGACAAACCCCGCACGGAACGGCAACGTACAACGTGACGGACTCGTCCAACAACGTGCTCCGCCAAATTACTGTGCCTGTGTACCTGCAGTCGGATCGTCGCAACTCGGCGATCACCTCCATCAACACGGGATTCAGCGCAGCTAACACCTGGTACAACTCGCTCGCCATGACCGTTCGCCGTCCCTTCAGCAACGGTCTCGAGGTGCTGGCGAACTTCACCTGGGCACGTGCGACCGACACCGGCCAGGTTGCCGGCACCTTCGGCACCTTCTATGGCGGCGACACACCGCTCGACCCCAACAACCCGCGCCGCGACAACGGTCCGTCCGATACTGACGTCCGCAATCGCTTCGCCCTCAGCTTCGTCTACCAGCCAAAGTTCTTCGAAGACTATAAGCTGGCCCGCGCAATCGTCGACGGGTTCACCTTCTCCGGTGGCTTCATCGCCTCCGGCGGACAGCCCATCTCTCTCGCTATGTCTGGCACCGTCTACTCCGGCACCGGCAGCAGCCTTGGAGCCGATGGCAACATCTACGGTGGCGCGATGAGCTCCAGCACCGGTGCTCCTACCACCGGTCGTCCGCCGCAGATCGGGCGCAACAGCATCTATATGCCTGGTTACAACGATTTCGACTTCCGTGTAGCCCACAACATTCCGATCCACGAGAAGATCTACATGCAGTTCTCGGCTGATGCCTTCAACCTGCTCAATCACACCATCATCACGGGCGTGAACGGCACCTACTCGCAGTATCTTGCTGCAGGCGCTACCTCCGGTTCGTTGAAGTGCAGCGCGACCTCTGCGCCAGCGGGATCGACGCTCGAGGGATGCATCGCACCCTACAGCGGAACTGGCCTGGCGGCCTTCGGCGCAACCTCTGGAACAAACAACAGCCTCTACGGCGCACGCCAGATGCAGTTCGCCGCGAAGCTGTTCTTCTAATTCAGTTGTTGCACCACAACTCAAAGTGGTTCCGGAGAGATCCGGAGCCACTTTTTTCTTTGCAGTTCATTGTTCAAAATCGTTGAGCATCGTCGCGTATTCTTCCGCGCTCCAACAGCGGAGTTGCGCGCGTGCAAAAGCCTGCGACAGCGACGACTTCCTATTTGATCTGGCCTCGGTAAAGTTAGTCGCCGTCAAGATCCAGAGAGTAAATGTTCCCAGTCGAAGATCGAGCGCGCACTAAAGGAGCATCCTCCAGTGTGACGCCGCCGAAGAAGTAGTCGGCGACCTCGGCAGAACGAAAGTTTGACAGATCGGCGATTGGCTGGAGGTGCCCACTCGGCACATCCACTCGATAGATCGGCTGCCTCTGCACCATGAAAGCGTGAATGTAGAGGGCCTTGCTGTCGGCACTCCACACTGGATCCGCGACGCTGGTGTCCGCCAGCTGCTTCCAGGTGCGATTCGAGACATCGAACAGCATCAGCCTTCTCTCATCAAGAGAAAGCGCGGCGATGTAGCGTCCATCCGGAGACCAGCGTGGACTGAACAGACCTTCGGAGCCGGGAATCGCATTGACCGCATGAGTCCGAAGATCCAGCAACTGGATCGCTCGCGAGCCATTTTCTTTTCCCATCAGATCTGGCACACGCCCGAAAACAAGGGACATGCCATCCGGCGACCAGCTGGGGTCTGCTGAATTACGGTTTTCCTGGATCAGAAGCTGCGGACTTCCCCCGTCGCACTCTATCAAATAAATCTTCCAGGCTTGACCTGGTTCTCTGGCCATCAACGCGAGATGCTTGCCATCCGGCGACCAGTGAGCGAGAAAGACCTGCATGGAATCCGGCGTAAGTTGCAGCGTCTCAGATCCGTCCACACGTGCTCGCCATAACCGCCCTTTGTCATCGGTCCATGCGACCCATTGCCGATCGCGGGAGTAGTCGATGCGATTAGCTTGAGAGAGAAAGTTATTCTCCGGCACAAAGTCTCTCCGCTCCGACGAATAGCGGAGAAGCTCGGAGCGTGTATCGAGGCCTACGAAGAAGATGCGGTGTCCGCTTCGATCGGCGATTGGCGCCTCATACTGTAAAGGACCGTTGGTCAGCTTGATGGCGGAGACAGTATCGTGACCGCGAAGCTTCCATAGGTCGGCGTTGCCGTCGTGGGAGGATTGAAAGACGAAGAACCTCCCATCGGCCGTCCAGCTTCCACAACACTCCGTCGTTGGATTGCTCCATCCCTTGAGAATCGGTCGCGCAACGCGTCCGTTCGCAGGTAGCTCCCAAAGCGAGGTGGTGTGCCCGATAGGATCGATCGTCGTGAAGCGCAAGAGGCGGCCGTCAGGCGACCAGCGCAGCCAGAAAGCGCGTCCAGGAAGCGTCGCAAGACTGGTTGAGGAGCCATCCTTGAGGTGCTCAACGAAGAGTTCATTGCCAGTTGCATAAAGGATGTCCTCTCCGTTCGGCATCCAGGTGGCGTCGTGCGCGAGTATATTCGCAACGCGCAGCGCCGTTCCTCCACTCACCGGAACCACCCACAGTGCCTGCTCCGATTCCGGGGAAAGATGGCTTCGCAAGAGCAGCCGTGTGCCGTCGGGCGATAGTGCTCCGATGGACGGCGCCGCAATCTCACTGGGTACAGCCAACGAAAGCGCATCGCCGCCTGCGATAGAGATCTGCGACAACATCGTGCGCCCATTTTCTATCAGCGGAGTAAAGATGTGGACGCCATCGGTCGCGGTTGAGGGCAGGCTCTCCAGGGAGGGAACTCCCGGCGAGATCCGCCCATTATGCGTAATCTGGGTCATTCGCAGGGGAGCCCGGCTGGCGGTGAAGCCCCCCAGTAGCAGACATACGCCCAGGATACCTGCTGTCGCGACCGCGCCGAAGGCTGCGTATACCTCCGGTCGAAGTTGGCGCCGAACCGGGATACCGAAGGCTGCCGACGGTCGTGCATCGAGGACGGAGGAAACGAGAGGGATCCCAACGTCACCTGCCTTTGTGACCGACTGCCTATCTATAGATACCGTTACAGCATCGCTAGATACTGTTACAGCTTCGCTCGAATCCGGAGCCTGGAGGTCATCCGGGAGGGCGTTTAGATAGCCGACGGGTGCGATAAAACGATAGCCTCGCCGGGCAAGCGTCTGGATAAACCGGGGATTATCGGCCGAGTCTCCGAGAGCCTCGCGGATTTTGTTGATTGCTGTGCCAAGAGAATGATCGAAGTCGACGATCGTATTCTTGCCCCACAGACGCAGTTGCAGTTCTTCTCTGGATACTACCTGGCCCGGGTGCTCTAAAAGAGCGGTCAGTACTTTGAACGGCTGGCTTTGAATCTTGATCTTCTTGCCAGCTTTCCACAACTCACCACTTTGCAGATCAACCTCGAAGAGTCCAAAGGTCATTTTGGACTTGCTCTCGATGGATGAAGACATCAACCACTACCTCTTCATTGACTTTATCACGGGCCCA is drawn from Edaphobacter lichenicola and contains these coding sequences:
- a CDS encoding winged helix-turn-helix domain-containing protein — protein: MSSSIESKSKMTFGLFEVDLQSGELWKAGKKIKIQSQPFKVLTALLEHPGQVVSREELQLRLWGKNTIVDFDHSLGTAINKIREALGDSADNPRFIQTLARRGYRFIAPVGYLNALPDDLQAPDSSEAVTVSSDAVTVSIDRQSVTKAGDVGIPLVSSVLDARPSAAFGIPVRRQLRPEVYAAFGAVATAGILGVCLLLGGFTASRAPLRMTQITHNGRISPGVPSLESLPSTATDGVHIFTPLIENGRTMLSQISIAGGDALSLAVPSEIAAPSIGALSPDGTRLLLRSHLSPESEQALWVVPVSGGTALRVANILAHDATWMPNGEDILYATGNELFVEHLKDGSSTSLATLPGRAFWLRWSPDGRLLRFTTIDPIGHTTSLWELPANGRVARPILKGWSNPTTECCGSWTADGRFFVFQSSHDGNADLWKLRGHDTVSAIKLTNGPLQYEAPIADRSGHRIFFVGLDTRSELLRYSSERRDFVPENNFLSQANRIDYSRDRQWVAWTDDKGRLWRARVDGSETLQLTPDSMQVFLAHWSPDGKHLALMAREPGQAWKIYLIECDGGSPQLLIQENRNSADPSWSPDGMSLVFGRVPDLMGKENGSRAIQLLDLRTHAVNAIPGSEGLFSPRWSPDGRYIAALSLDERRLMLFDVSNRTWKQLADTSVADPVWSADSKALYIHAFMVQRQPIYRVDVPSGHLQPIADLSNFRSAEVADYFFGGVTLEDAPLVRARSSTGNIYSLDLDGD
- a CDS encoding TonB-dependent receptor; its protein translation is MKLPSACRSLLTCATAAILFLSAAHPALSQTSGVGNINGTVTDASGATVANAPVIVLDTDTGVSRALTTNADGSYSATFLQPGNYEVIVGGNGFGKVDRKNLVLTVGQILTVDAKLTTASVTTEVVVTSESPLIDTDKTEVSQTIGQHLIENLPVASRNWSAFVLNTPNVTPDGGSGLVSFHGISGLYNQNYVDGSNNNQMLFSEARGRASGAPYVYSIDSIKEFQAETSNYSVEFGQAAGGQVNAITKSGTNQFHGDAFYYLRYPDLNALDPYNKFQALHNNGNPFLLTQPVHQQHQFGGSVGGPIIKDRLFFFFTYDGFRKVGRVLYSDNNIISLTPSGPTSSSTTITPTQCPATITAAQCTNGIQFLLNVGNIAPGDAPPSRFQKQNLFFPRLDWHINSRNDVFVDYNFADYDSTFGYSPANTFSNSSPSTNGPTSYHERFLVAGLTTQIGKASVNQVHFQFGQDLETAGANASGPSVATGVLTFGMPNALPRVAEPNEHRIQFTDVFSTTKGRHSLKFGGDANLVHEVMINLFQGGGVYSYGDSTSLLNFQDWIQDAYAGQAGDTDPYAGYHYNTFVQTIDIVNTKPGTQGKDDFWMKMFDGFAEDSWKLTPNFNLIAGVRYDIQLTPAPGLVNNNFPPISTEYSQTIKNVTDRVQPRVGFSWSPYAGTVVRGGYGLFSALNQGSTYYAMRVENGVVQVNYNYTGCESSVGNVAKARCPTVPSATNSLQYPLVPFPVTGPSLSSALFPSGGTAPAVNGPTIKGPQSFHGLDPNFVPPLAHEFQMGVEQSLPGNMSLSVGYVGTRALRLPIFLDANLVGQTPHGTATYNVTDSSNNVLRQITVPVYLQSDRRNSAITSINTGFSAANTWYNSLAMTVRRPFSNGLEVLANFTWARATDTGQVAGTFGTFYGGDTPLDPNNPRRDNGPSDTDVRNRFALSFVYQPKFFEDYKLARAIVDGFTFSGGFIASGGQPISLAMSGTVYSGTGSSLGADGNIYGGAMSSSTGAPTTGRPPQIGRNSIYMPGYNDFDFRVAHNIPIHEKIYMQFSADAFNLLNHTIITGVNGTYSQYLAAGATSGSLKCSATSAPAGSTLEGCIAPYSGTGLAAFGATSGTNNSLYGARQMQFAAKLFF